GCAACGGGGCAGGTGACCAGGGAGAGTTTGAGATAGCCTTTCCAGTAATATTTCGGAGCCATGACCTATCTCCCTAGCTGGCTTTGCGCTGCGGGGCAGCCTTTGAAGCGGCGGACTTCGCTGCCGCCCCGCGCGCGGCGCGCTGCCTCCCAGTGCCAGTGTTAGCGTTGGCGGCAGTGCGTTTCGGGTTGTCCGCAGCGGCCTTCAACATGCCTGCGCTCTCGCGGAGCGCGGCCAGCAGATCGTTGGGCTTCGAGACCTGCACCTTCTTCGGCTTTGGAAGCGACTTGCCTTCCAGCTTCGCCTTCACCAGGTCCGCAAGGGCGGCTTCGTAGCGGTCATCGAAGGTCGCCGGATCGAACTCGCCCTTCTTGGTGCTGATGATGTGCTTGGCGAGATCGAGCATCTCGCCCTCGATCTTGAGCTTGGGCATTTCCTCGAAAGCCTTTTCGGAGGAACGAACCTCGTAATCGTAGTTGAGCGTGCTGGCGATCAGGCCCTTGCCGTGCGGCCGTATCAGCACCGTACGCATTCGACGGAACAGGACGGTGCGGGCGATGGCCGCGACCATCGACTTCTTCATCGCATCGCGGAGAGCCGCGAACGCGTCTCCGCCCATCTTGTCGGGCGTGAGGTAGTAGGGCTTGTCGAAGTAGACGTCGTCGACGTCGGAGCAGGGGATGAACGCCTCGATCTCGAGCGTCTTGTTGCTCTCAGGGATCGCGGCGGAAACTTCCTCAGGATCGATGATGATGTACTGGCCGTTATCGATCTCGAAGCCCTTGGTCTGGGCTTCCTTTGGCACCGGATCCTCGGTCTCGCTGTCTATGAAGATGCGGTTGACCCGATTGCCCGTGGCCTTGTTGATGGTGTTGAAGGTGATGCGGTCGCTAGTCGAGGCTGCCGTGTAGAGAGCGACGCCGCAGCTTACCTCACCGAACTTCAGAAAGCCTTTCCACTGTGCACGCTGTCCTGACGGCATGACAAATTCTCCGAATCACTAATACGCGACTCAAAGACGTGTCAGGGTGATTCGTTCCGACTCAAAACGAATCATTTTTCAATACTTTACGGAATTTCTCTCCCAAATTGATTCCGCCGTCTCCACTGGTCGAATTGCGCCCGGCAGTGGTGGAAAGCGGTGGCGATTGCTTAGTTCGAGAGCCGCAGCAACCTGCTTCCTCCAGCACCATGCTTAGGAATTCCGCAGCCGCTTCAAGCGCAGCATCATGATCCACTATCTCCCGGGAACCACCGGAATCGTTGTGAGTTTCTGCTGCGGACGTTCATTCCGAGGAGAAGCCCGATGGCACAGACACCGACATCCCGCGGCCGCGCACAGGATCGAGCCCGCGTGGCCGGCGGCCAGGATCACGAGGTCAAGTACGAAGCAAAGAAGGAGGGCGTCTCGAAGGATGCCGTCAAGAAGGCCGTGAAGAGCGCTGGAAACTCACGGAAGAAGGTCGAGGCCGAGATTGGTCGCCGTTAGGCGGCCGAGCGGCGTTGCCCTGTCCACGGACGAGGCAGGTCCCCGTGGATGTCCTGTCTTTCCTAGTCTGGATCATGGCGACGCCGCTGTGTCGTAACGAAGCAGTCATAGCCACGCAGGCCTGCCGCCTCCATGTCTGGGGTAACGCATGTCCAAGTGCATACAGGAAGACCACCTGCTAATGTCGAAGGCGGTCCGTGAATGGTATCGGTACTACGAGGTGGAGTGGGACGATCAAGCGTCCTCGTTTTTGTGTGATGCCGCCATCGAACTCTACAACGAGGGCTGTCGCTCGGTAGAGGAGATGGCGACCGTTCTGATCGGCACTTACGTCGGGCTGGCCGCTACGCGCGTAAACGCGCCGTCTTCGAGCTCAGTGCATTGACCGGCCAATTCAGATCGGGCTGAACTCGACGAATTCGCACTGCATGTGATCCGACCGCGTCTTCATCCAGTCGTAGACATATTCCCCCTGGTCGATTGCCGAGCAGCTCATTCCAGGCAACACGGTACCGGATGGATTGGTCGCCGCTTTCCGAGCGATGTACCGCCAGAACATGCCCGAGGTTTCGGACTGGTCCTTCTCGATACGAGAGAGTTGGACGACACCGCATGGACCTTCGGGATGATACGACCCAAGCTCCACCATTCGTGAAGTCGGAGATCCAGACGAACTCCTGCGTGAACGGGTTCGAGCTGACCTGGCAGGTCCGAAGATCCTTCGCGTGGTCGGCCCTGGTGATCTTCAGGAAGTTCTCCTCGGTCGGATGATCGCACATGCCTGCGAGAGCGCGGAACGTGTCGAGCATACTGGGGTTCGCCTTCGCGTCCTCTCGCAGACGGACCATGCCTTCCTTAAACTTCGCGGCATCCGTCGCGATTCCAGGATTGCGGGCGAGGGCGTCATCAATGGAAATCTGACCGGTGGCCATGCCGAGCCACGCGCCCATCATGTTGCATTCCTTGGGATCGGAGAATTCCTTCACAGCACCCGGATAGTTCTTGCGAGCTTCGTCGAGCTTCTTTTCCAGATCGGCTGCCTTCGCCTTCTTGCGAACAGCCGTCTGAAGGAACTCGCACCGGAGGCGCTGCTGGCCCGCCTGAAGCTTGCAGCTATACGTCAGCGAGGAATCCTCCTGCTGGTTATAGAGCATGCCATTGGTGGGATAGTCTGTGGCGACGGCATCGAACGCCACCATTCCAACTGCAAGCATTATCAGCGTTTTCATCGATTTTCCCCCGTGCTCAACTTTGCTCCGGCAGGAAGGGGAATTCAAGCCTCAGGACACGCCGCATCTTGTGACCTACTAAGGTTCAACGGATCCTTGCCACGACTCGTTCTGGTGTCTAGCTTTCGGTGCTCGCGCTGTCGCGCCGTTGCATAGGCCGCTTCGCTGCCGCAACATTGTCTCTGGGCATGCTCTTCCTGAACTGACGAGGACTCGACATGCTTGCCGAACGTCATATGACACCGGAATCCAACCCCGTCGACGCAGCGATGGCCTGGCACGGAGGGGATCCGCGCGCAACCATCGATGCTCTGCTCAAGGATCGTGAACGGCTGTGCGAACAGCTCGCAATCGCTCGGGCATGTATCAGCAAAGGTTATACGCGCGGTTGGCTGCCCGGCGCTGAATTCGAGGGATGATGACGATAACTGCGGAGACGAGCAGCGTCCCGGGGTTCGTCGCAGAACTCGTAAGGGCGGCGAATGAAGTCGACCGCCTGACCGCGAGCGAAATCGAGAGCTTGTTGGTTCGTGCGATGACCACGGTGCGCGATCTGCGCGAACAAGCTGGCATCCCTGGAAGTGGTACCGAACACGATGCAATCGTCCGTCTGGACATCGCGGCAAAAGGCGTCGTCACATTTTCCCAAACGAATATCTCGGCATCCCTTCGGGAAGCCGCAGATTTGGTCCGAACACTCTGGATCATCGTCGACAGTGGGACGGTTGTGACCTTAAAGCCGTCTCGGTAAACCAACAGCGATCGTCCTTGATCGAGTTCAGTGCGACCCAGGCTAGTAGCTCCCCGGGTCATGGGGCCGGCCGTTGCGATGGACATGGGGTTCTTGCGACTGATCGTTTGTCCGAAGAGAGCACGGCGAAGATGTCCTTGACGCGAGACCGGACGTAGAGCGCTATTGCGCACCCAGTTTCCAACTATCCCCGGATGGGCAGGCCACGCCGTTGAAGCGCGTGATGCCGTCGAGAGATTGCCGACTGGTTACAAAACCGCGACATCCGTCAGGCCCATCGTTACTGGCATCGATCTGTTCGATAACACCCGCGCTGCCCGTCGATGGGTTCGCCCAAGCAAGCGCCGTTGCACCGACGGCACTGTGACCCACCGTATCTGCGATCACGGCTTGATCGGTCAAAGGCGTCTGGTGCTGAATTGCTGACTGGGCGAGGGGCGTCTCAAGCGGGTCGATATGCGAGCATGCCGCCAAAGCCGCGATACTGATTGCCGAGATGGAGTGCTTCAGATTCATCGGTCGGATAAAGCGCTTTGCTTATTGTGTTTCAAGTTACTTATGGTTCACGATGTTGCGAGGTCTGAAGAAAGCGCATCGCTTTGAGACGGCGCGAACGTGTTCTCCAAAGGGGCAAGAGACCTTCAATGAGCACGGCCGGACAATGATCTCTCCGCGTTTGAACCGTTCGCGACGATTACCTCTATGACCAAGTCTCCGTTGCTCGTTCAGCCGACACTCATTAATCTCGCCGTCTGACCGAAAGGTCATTATTGAAATGCAGCGATTCGATGGCCATTCTCTTCAAAACAACAATCAGCGAAAACTCGGCATTCGCGATGATCGAACGGTCACTGTCAGGCCCTTACCAATATGACGGTTACCTCAATGTCGTTCGCGATGCGGGCGAGACGGCATTGTCTTGGGGGCCGGCAATGCATGCCGAGGAGTTCAAGGCAGAGGTCAGCCAAATCCTACGGCAGACTTGGGATGCTGCCCGCTTCTGGGTCATCTATGAGCGCCGCGACGACCGGGGGGATCCAAAAGGGACTGAGATCCGTAACGCGGCTTTCCGCCTGACGCGCGGATACAGCGGCGTTATCGTTGTCACGCTCAGCCTCCTTGGCAAGCGCGACAGCGCCAATGACCTGGAACTCGTCTTCGTCTGCTTCGAGCAGGATTTTCACAGAAGAAATTTTCGCGTGCGCTACGAGGGCAAGCCAATACCAAACCAGGATTGATGTTGCTCTTCTGAACGCGCAACGGCGTGCGGCGATTTGTCGGCGGCATTGGACGAGAGGCTCGGCCGGACTCAGGCTTGGGGGCTAAGGCGACCTGAACATGTACGATATCATGCTTCTTTTCCTTGCTGGCCTGTTAGCAGGTAGCATGAATGCGTTGGCGGGCGGCGGGTCGTTCGTATCCCTGCCTGCGCTGATATCGGTCGGAGTGCCGTCGGTAGCCGCAAACGCGACAAGCACCTTAGCCTTGTTTCCCGGCGGCATGGCGAGCTCGTGGGTCTACCGTGACGGGGTTAGGAGTGTGTGCGGTGTCAATGTCGTGCCCATTGCTATCGTGACGGTTGTGGGTGGTGTGGCCGGAAGCATTCTATTGCTGCTAACCCCATCGAGGATTTTCGATGGTATCCTGCCATGGCTTTTGCTGGTGGCGACATTGATGCTGGCGGCAGGTCCGAGGGTCAGCGCCGTATTCCGGACGCAGGCACGTCCGAGTGTTCTGACCTTCGCAACGGTTCAATTCTTTCTCGGTCTTTATGGCGGCTATTTTGGCGGCGCGGTGGGTCTTATGATGCTTGCGGCATGGAGCGCGCTCGGGGGCGGGGCCATCAAGAGCCTGAATCCGACAAGAATGGTGATGGTCACTGCCGCCAACGCGGTCGCCGTCGTCGTCTTCGTGGTTGCTGGGGCAATCGTATGGCAGGAGTGCATTCCCATGACGATTGGAGCCGTTATCGGCGGATGGATCGGAGCCCACATCGGACGTAGGCTGCCATCATCGGTCGTTCGGGTGCTAACCCTCACGGTCGCCTTTTTAACGACCGCGGTGTTCTTTTCGCGAGCTTACCTTTGAGCGGAGGTCCGGCACCCAGCGAGGCAGGCTTTAACCCCGGAACATCCAGCTTTGGATGTCCCAAAAACGGGAGCCAGCGCCCGACAGTCGGCGTGGCCTATCGAGAGATGGCCGCCATGCACCGGGCGGCCGCAACCGCCTACGGCACCACTGGCTCCCGGGCAGCCAATCTTTAGAGTTGGTTCTTCGAGGCGACAACGTCGCGGAGCGAGATGAATTCACCGTAGGTATTTTTCTTCGATGAC
The nucleotide sequence above comes from Rhizobium indicum. Encoded proteins:
- a CDS encoding Ku protein, with the translated sequence MPSGQRAQWKGFLKFGEVSCGVALYTAASTSDRITFNTINKATGNRVNRIFIDSETEDPVPKEAQTKGFEIDNGQYIIIDPEEVSAAIPESNKTLEIEAFIPCSDVDDVYFDKPYYLTPDKMGGDAFAALRDAMKKSMVAAIARTVLFRRMRTVLIRPHGKGLIASTLNYDYEVRSSEKAFEEMPKLKIEGEMLDLAKHIISTKKGEFDPATFDDRYEAALADLVKAKLEGKSLPKPKKVQVSKPNDLLAALRESAGMLKAAADNPKRTAANANTGTGRQRAARGAAAKSAASKAAPQRKAS
- a CDS encoding dehydrogenase, which codes for MLAERHMTPESNPVDAAMAWHGGDPRATIDALLKDRERLCEQLAIARACISKGYTRGWLPGAEFEG
- a CDS encoding sulfite exporter TauE/SafE family protein; the encoded protein is MYDIMLLFLAGLLAGSMNALAGGGSFVSLPALISVGVPSVAANATSTLALFPGGMASSWVYRDGVRSVCGVNVVPIAIVTVVGGVAGSILLLLTPSRIFDGILPWLLLVATLMLAAGPRVSAVFRTQARPSVLTFATVQFFLGLYGGYFGGAVGLMMLAAWSALGGGAIKSLNPTRMVMVTAANAVAVVVFVVAGAIVWQECIPMTIGAVIGGWIGAHIGRRLPSSVVRVLTLTVAFLTTAVFFSRAYL
- a CDS encoding DUF3606 domain-containing protein, which codes for MAQTPTSRGRAQDRARVAGGQDHEVKYEAKKEGVSKDAVKKAVKSAGNSRKKVEAEIGRR
- a CDS encoding RT0821/Lpp0805 family surface protein; the protein is MNLKHSISAISIAALAACSHIDPLETPLAQSAIQHQTPLTDQAVIADTVGHSAVGATALAWANPSTGSAGVIEQIDASNDGPDGCRGFVTSRQSLDGITRFNGVACPSGDSWKLGAQ